The Ictidomys tridecemlineatus isolate mIctTri1 chromosome 6, mIctTri1.hap1, whole genome shotgun sequence genome includes a region encoding these proteins:
- the Tnfrsf1a gene encoding tumor necrosis factor receptor superfamily member 1A isoform X2 — protein MRGKWCCPDSFHGQSPQVLLNVLVGIHPSGVIGLVAPLMDREKRDSLCPQGKYNHPQNHSICCTKCHKGTYLYNDCPGPGLDTDCRECENGTFTASENHLRQCLSCSMCRKELSQVELSPCTVNQDTVCGCKKNQFRHYFSGKRFRCMTCSLCLNGTVHIPCQESQNTVCNCHSGFFPKENECVSCSECKNTPDCMNSCPPLSENVQNPLDSGTTVLLPLVILFGLCLFSLLLIGLMCRYPRWKSKLYSIVCEKSTPVKEGELEGIPTKHQDSGSSPFLSPTQPSCPTDWSNFRAVSSLREVTPTHQGADPILTMPVTSTPIVTQVQKWEDTARMQRPDDPATLYAVVDGVPPSRWKELVRRLGLGEHEIERLELQNGRCLREAHYSMLAAWRQRTPRHKATLDLLGQVLRDMDLLGCLEDIEEALRSSSSFSPTPSLLR, from the exons ATGAGGGGGAAATGGTGCTGTCCTGATAGTTTCCACGGTCAGAGTCCTCAG GTGCTTCTGAATGTGTTGGTGGGGATACACCCCTCAGGGGTCATTGGACTGGTGGCTCCTCTTATGGACCGAGAGAAGAGGGATAGTCTATGTCCTCAGGGGAAATACAACCACCCTCAAAATCATTCCATCTGCTGTACCAAGTGCCACAAAG GAACCTACTTGTACAATGACTGTCCAGGCCCAGGGCTGGACACGGACTGCAGGGAGTGTGAGAATGGCACCTTTACTGCTTCAGAGAACCACCTCAGACAGTGCCTCAGCTGCTCCATGTGTCGGAAAG AACTATCCCAGGTGGAGCTTTCTCCTTGCACAGTGAACCAGGACACTGTGTGTGGCTGCAAGAAAAACCAGTTTCGCCATTATTTTAGTGGAAAACGTTTTCGCTGCATGACCTGCAGCCTCTGCCTCAACGGAACCGTGCATATCCCCT GCCAGGAGAGCCAGAACACCGTGTGCAACTGCCATTCAGGgttctttccaaaagaaaatgagTGTGTCTCCTGCAGTGA ATGTAAGAATACCCCAGACTGCATGAATTCGTGTCCACCTTTATCTGAAAATGTTCAGAACCCTCTGGACTCAG GTACTACAGTGCTGTTGCCCCTGGTGATCCTCTTTggtctttgtcttttttctttactcCTCATTGGTTTAATGTGCCGCTACCCTCGGTGGAAGTCCAAACTCTACTCCATTG tTTGTGAAAAATCAACTCCTGTAAAAGAG GGGGAGCTTGAAGGAATTCCCACCAAGCACCAAGACTCAGGCTCCAGTCCCTTCCTCAGCCCCACCCAACCCTCCTGCCCCACTGATTGGTCCAACTTCAGGGCTGTGTCATCTCTGAGGGAGGTGACCCCAACCCACCAAGGAGCTGACCCCATCCTCACCATGCCTGTCACCTCCACGCCCATCGTCACCCAGGTTCAGAAGTGGGAGGACACCGCCCGCATGCAGCGCCCTGATG ACCCTGCGACGCTGTATGCAGTGGTGGATGGAGTGCCCCCGTCGCGCTGGAAGGAGTTGGTGCGGCGTCTGGGACTGGGTGAGCACGAGATCGAGAGGCTGGAGCTGCAGAACGGGCGCTGCCTGCGCGAGGCGCACTACAGCATGCTGGCTGCATGGCGGCAGCGCACACCACGACACAAGGCCACTCTGGACCTGCTGGGCCAAGTGCTCCGCGACATGGACCTGCTCGGCTGTCTGGAGGACATAGAGGAGGCGCTGCGTAGCTCCTCCTCCTTCTCGCCCACACCCAGCCTCCTCCGATGA
- the Tnfrsf1a gene encoding tumor necrosis factor receptor superfamily member 1A isoform X1 has protein sequence MRGKWCCPDSFHGQSPQVLLNVLVGIHPSGVIGLVAPLMDREKRDSLCPQGKYNHPQNHSICCTKCHKGTYLYNDCPGPGLDTDCRECENGTFTASENHLRQCLSCSMCRKELSQVELSPCTVNQDTVCGCKKNQFRHYFSGKRFRCMTCSLCLNGTVHIPCQESQNTVCNCHSGFFPKENECVSCSECKNTPDCMNSCPPLSENVQNPLDSGTTVLLPLVILFGLCLFSLLLIGLMCRYPRWKSKLYSIVCEKSTPVKEGELEGIPTKHQDSGSSPFLSPTQPSCPTDWSNFRAVSSLREVTPTHQGADPILTMPVTSTPIVTQVQKWEDTARMQRPDADPATLYAVVDGVPPSRWKELVRRLGLGEHEIERLELQNGRCLREAHYSMLAAWRQRTPRHKATLDLLGQVLRDMDLLGCLEDIEEALRSSSSFSPTPSLLR, from the exons ATGAGGGGGAAATGGTGCTGTCCTGATAGTTTCCACGGTCAGAGTCCTCAG GTGCTTCTGAATGTGTTGGTGGGGATACACCCCTCAGGGGTCATTGGACTGGTGGCTCCTCTTATGGACCGAGAGAAGAGGGATAGTCTATGTCCTCAGGGGAAATACAACCACCCTCAAAATCATTCCATCTGCTGTACCAAGTGCCACAAAG GAACCTACTTGTACAATGACTGTCCAGGCCCAGGGCTGGACACGGACTGCAGGGAGTGTGAGAATGGCACCTTTACTGCTTCAGAGAACCACCTCAGACAGTGCCTCAGCTGCTCCATGTGTCGGAAAG AACTATCCCAGGTGGAGCTTTCTCCTTGCACAGTGAACCAGGACACTGTGTGTGGCTGCAAGAAAAACCAGTTTCGCCATTATTTTAGTGGAAAACGTTTTCGCTGCATGACCTGCAGCCTCTGCCTCAACGGAACCGTGCATATCCCCT GCCAGGAGAGCCAGAACACCGTGTGCAACTGCCATTCAGGgttctttccaaaagaaaatgagTGTGTCTCCTGCAGTGA ATGTAAGAATACCCCAGACTGCATGAATTCGTGTCCACCTTTATCTGAAAATGTTCAGAACCCTCTGGACTCAG GTACTACAGTGCTGTTGCCCCTGGTGATCCTCTTTggtctttgtcttttttctttactcCTCATTGGTTTAATGTGCCGCTACCCTCGGTGGAAGTCCAAACTCTACTCCATTG tTTGTGAAAAATCAACTCCTGTAAAAGAG GGGGAGCTTGAAGGAATTCCCACCAAGCACCAAGACTCAGGCTCCAGTCCCTTCCTCAGCCCCACCCAACCCTCCTGCCCCACTGATTGGTCCAACTTCAGGGCTGTGTCATCTCTGAGGGAGGTGACCCCAACCCACCAAGGAGCTGACCCCATCCTCACCATGCCTGTCACCTCCACGCCCATCGTCACCCAGGTTCAGAAGTGGGAGGACACCGCCCGCATGCAGCGCCCTGATG CAGACCCTGCGACGCTGTATGCAGTGGTGGATGGAGTGCCCCCGTCGCGCTGGAAGGAGTTGGTGCGGCGTCTGGGACTGGGTGAGCACGAGATCGAGAGGCTGGAGCTGCAGAACGGGCGCTGCCTGCGCGAGGCGCACTACAGCATGCTGGCTGCATGGCGGCAGCGCACACCACGACACAAGGCCACTCTGGACCTGCTGGGCCAAGTGCTCCGCGACATGGACCTGCTCGGCTGTCTGGAGGACATAGAGGAGGCGCTGCGTAGCTCCTCCTCCTTCTCGCCCACACCCAGCCTCCTCCGATGA
- the Tnfrsf1a gene encoding tumor necrosis factor receptor superfamily member 1A isoform X3 encodes MGLPIVPGLLLPLVLLNVLVGIHPSGVIGLVAPLMDREKRDSLCPQGKYNHPQNHSICCTKCHKGTYLYNDCPGPGLDTDCRECENGTFTASENHLRQCLSCSMCRKELSQVELSPCTVNQDTVCGCKKNQFRHYFSGKRFRCMTCSLCLNGTVHIPCQESQNTVCNCHSGFFPKENECVSCSECKNTPDCMNSCPPLSENVQNPLDSGTTVLLPLVILFGLCLFSLLLIGLMCRYPRWKSKLYSIVCEKSTPVKEGELEGIPTKHQDSGSSPFLSPTQPSCPTDWSNFRAVSSLREVTPTHQGADPILTMPVTSTPIVTQVQKWEDTARMQRPDADPATLYAVVDGVPPSRWKELVRRLGLGEHEIERLELQNGRCLREAHYSMLAAWRQRTPRHKATLDLLGQVLRDMDLLGCLEDIEEALRSSSSFSPTPSLLR; translated from the exons ATGGGCCTCCCCATCGTACCTGGCCTGCTGCTGCCACTG GTGCTTCTGAATGTGTTGGTGGGGATACACCCCTCAGGGGTCATTGGACTGGTGGCTCCTCTTATGGACCGAGAGAAGAGGGATAGTCTATGTCCTCAGGGGAAATACAACCACCCTCAAAATCATTCCATCTGCTGTACCAAGTGCCACAAAG GAACCTACTTGTACAATGACTGTCCAGGCCCAGGGCTGGACACGGACTGCAGGGAGTGTGAGAATGGCACCTTTACTGCTTCAGAGAACCACCTCAGACAGTGCCTCAGCTGCTCCATGTGTCGGAAAG AACTATCCCAGGTGGAGCTTTCTCCTTGCACAGTGAACCAGGACACTGTGTGTGGCTGCAAGAAAAACCAGTTTCGCCATTATTTTAGTGGAAAACGTTTTCGCTGCATGACCTGCAGCCTCTGCCTCAACGGAACCGTGCATATCCCCT GCCAGGAGAGCCAGAACACCGTGTGCAACTGCCATTCAGGgttctttccaaaagaaaatgagTGTGTCTCCTGCAGTGA ATGTAAGAATACCCCAGACTGCATGAATTCGTGTCCACCTTTATCTGAAAATGTTCAGAACCCTCTGGACTCAG GTACTACAGTGCTGTTGCCCCTGGTGATCCTCTTTggtctttgtcttttttctttactcCTCATTGGTTTAATGTGCCGCTACCCTCGGTGGAAGTCCAAACTCTACTCCATTG tTTGTGAAAAATCAACTCCTGTAAAAGAG GGGGAGCTTGAAGGAATTCCCACCAAGCACCAAGACTCAGGCTCCAGTCCCTTCCTCAGCCCCACCCAACCCTCCTGCCCCACTGATTGGTCCAACTTCAGGGCTGTGTCATCTCTGAGGGAGGTGACCCCAACCCACCAAGGAGCTGACCCCATCCTCACCATGCCTGTCACCTCCACGCCCATCGTCACCCAGGTTCAGAAGTGGGAGGACACCGCCCGCATGCAGCGCCCTGATG CAGACCCTGCGACGCTGTATGCAGTGGTGGATGGAGTGCCCCCGTCGCGCTGGAAGGAGTTGGTGCGGCGTCTGGGACTGGGTGAGCACGAGATCGAGAGGCTGGAGCTGCAGAACGGGCGCTGCCTGCGCGAGGCGCACTACAGCATGCTGGCTGCATGGCGGCAGCGCACACCACGACACAAGGCCACTCTGGACCTGCTGGGCCAAGTGCTCCGCGACATGGACCTGCTCGGCTGTCTGGAGGACATAGAGGAGGCGCTGCGTAGCTCCTCCTCCTTCTCGCCCACACCCAGCCTCCTCCGATGA
- the Plekhg6 gene encoding pleckstrin homology domain-containing family G member 6 isoform X1: MQGFSPPDESPLQGLVASRIETYGGRRQASTQSPAGGLYSRGSPVLDPSRRRFPHYVPFVKGSGPSRGLSPLMLREQELEKKHGGHLGPGPPHSPKLKNLPGLTVSLTPAVSLTPLLPSHTADRVKEVTKAHELELRLHTFSMFGMPRLPPEDRQYWEIGEGGDSGVTIEKSWRELVPGHKEMSREQCHQQEALWELLTTELIYVRKLKIMTDLLAAGLLNLQRVGLLMEVSAETLFGNVPSLIRAHRRFWEEVLEPFLEETRASGQPLDPIRLQNGFLMFGQWFQPYVQYCLRVKQIMAYAREQQDTNLLFHTFVQWCEKHKRSGRQMLGDLLIKPHQRITKYPLLLQAVLKRSPEARVREALDAMIAAVESFLRHINGQVRQGEEQESLVAAAQRIGNYEVLEASSEEVEKNLRPFCTLDLMSPMLGVGPEHTRQLLLEGPVRVKEGREGKLDVYLFLFSDVLLVTKPQRKVDKAKVIRPPLMLEKLVCRPLRDPNSFLVIHLTEFQCVSSALVVHCPSSTDRARWLEKTQQAQAALQKLKAEEYVQQKRELLALYRDQGRESPSTRPSTPSPEGSQSSAEGRTPEFTVIIPHLVVTEDTDEDAPSVPDDTSDSGYGTLMSSSPKASHSRLSRLRPRALKRDPRLTFSTLDLRNVPLRPQPADPQAPQRRSAPELPEGIQRGGSLPRVDPPTWSEEEDGSSAGRNVVAETLHRAKLRGQLPSSPNHTDSAGESPWESSEEDEGPLFLGPGYSPCSRPLRAEDMLREIREELASQRIEGAPEPRDSRPRKLTRAQLQRMRGHHIIKLDTPLSTSEV, encoded by the exons ATGCAGGGCTTTAGTCCTCCAGATGAGAGTCCCCTCCAGGGCCTCGTGGCCTCCCGCATTGAGACTTATGGGGGCCGGCGTCAGGCCTCTACCCAAAGCCCTGCTGGCGGTCTCTATTCTCGAGGAAGCCCTGTACTG GATCCCAGCCGCCGTCGCTTCCCGCACTATGTCCCCTTCGTTAAGGGTTCTGGCCCTTCCCGAGGCCTGTCTCCCTTGATGTTGCGAGAACAAGAGCTCGAGAAGAAGCATGGAGGTCATTTGGGACCTGGCCCACCTCACTCCCCGAAACTCAAG AATTTACCAGGTCTTACAGTATCCCTCACCCCAGCTGTGAGCCTCACCCCTCTCCTCCCAAGCCACACTGCAGATAGAGTGAAG GAAGTTACCAAGGCCCATGAGCTAGAGTTGAGGCTCCACACGTTCAGCATGTTCGGGATGCCCCGCTTGCCCCCTGAGGACCGACAGTACTGGGAGATAGGAGAGGGTGGTGACAGTGGTGTGACCATCGAGAAGTCCTGGAGAGAACTGGTGCCTGGGCACAAG GAGATGAGTCGGGAGCAGTGCCACCAGCAAGAAGCTCTGTGGGAGCTCCTCACTACTGAGTTGATCTACGTGAGAAAACTCAAGATCATGACCGAT CTCCTAGCTGCTGGTCTGCTGAACTTGCAGCGAGTGGGACTGCTGATGGAG GTGTCAGCTGAGACCCTGTTTGGAAATGTCCCCAGCCTGATTCGAGCCCATCGGAGGTTTTGGGAAGAGGTGCTAGAACCCTTCCTGGAGGAGACTCGGGCCTCAGGCCAGCCTCTGGATCCCATCAGGCTACAAAATGGCTTTCTGATG TTTGGCCAGTGGTTCCAGCCCTACGTCCAGTACTGCCTGAGAGTGAAGCAGATCATGGCTTACGCCCGGGAGCAGCAAGACACTAACCTTCTCTTCCACACCTTCGTTCAG TGGTGTGAGAAGCACAAGCGCTCAGGGAGGCAGATGCTGGGCGACTTACTTATCAAGCCCCACCAGCGCATCACCAAGTACCCGCTGCTGCTGCAGGCTGTGCTCAAAAGGAGCCCCGAGGCCCGAGTCCGAGAGGCCCTGGATGCTATG ATTGCAGCTGTGGAGTCGTTCCTTCGACACATCAATGGTCAGGTCCGCCAAGGCGAAGAGCAGGAGAGTTTGGTGGCTGCAGCTCAGCGCATTGGGAACTACGAGGTATTAGAGGCATCCAGCGAGGAAGTGGAAAAG AACTTGCGTCCATTCTGCACCCTGGACCTTATGTCCCCCATGCTGGGGGTTGGCCCTGAGCACACCAGGCAGCTGCTGCTGGAGGGACCTGTGAGAGTGAAGGAGGGACGAGAAGGGAAG CTGGATGTGTACCTGTTCCTCTTCTCTGATGTGCTCCTGGTGACCAAGCCCCAACGTAAAGTGGACAAAGCCAAGGTCATCCGCCCCCCTCTTATGCTGGAGAAGCTTGTGTGCCGACCATTGCGAGATCCCA ACAGCTTCCTGGTGATCCACCTTACTGAATTCCAGTGTGTCTCAAGTGCCCTCGTTGTACATTGTCCCAGTTCCACAGATCGTGCAAGGTGGCTGGAAAAGACCCAGCAAGCCCAG GCTGCCCTGCAGAAACTGAAGGCAGAGGAGTACGTCCAACAGAAGAGGGAGCTCCTGGCCCTCTACCGGGACCAAGGCAGGGAGTCCCCCAGCACCAGGCCCTCCACGCCTTCCCCAGAGGGCTCTCAAAGCAGTGCTGAGGGGAG GACTCCTGAGTTCACCGTCATCATCCCCCACCTTGTGGTGACTGAAGATACAGATGAAGATGCTCCCTCTGTACCAGATGATACCTCAGACTCTGGCTATGGCACTTTGATGTCAAGCTCCCCCAAGGCATCCCACTCTCGGCTAAGCCGTCTGCGCCCCAGGGCTCTTAAGCGGGACCCTCGGCTTACCTTCTCCACCCTGGATCTTCGAAATGTGCCTTTGCGCCCCCAGCCAGCTGACCCCCAAGCGCCCCAACGCCGAAGTGCCCCTGAACTGCCAGAAGGGATCCAAAGAGGGGGCAGTCTTCCGAGGGTAGACCCACCTACCTGGTCAGAGGAGGAAGATGGGTCCTCAGCAGGAAGGAACGTGGTGGCAGAAACCCTGCACAGAGCCAAACTTCGGGGGCAGCTCCCTTCCTCCCCGAACCACACTGACTCTGCTGGAGAAAGCCCCTGGGAGTCCTCAGAGGAAGATGAGGGGCCTCTCTTCCTAGGCCCTGGCTACAGCCCCTGCTCCCGCCCACTCCGGGCTGAGGACATGCTCAGGGAGATCCGAGAGGAATTGGCCAGCCAAAGGATTGAGGGAGCCCCAGAGCCTAGGGACAGCAGACCTCGGAAGCTGACTCGGGCCCAGCTGCAGAGGATGCGTGGGCATCACATCATAAAGCTGGACACCCCCCTGTCCACTTC AGAGGTATGA
- the Plekhg6 gene encoding pleckstrin homology domain-containing family G member 6 isoform X2 has translation MQGFSPPDESPLQGLVASRIETYGGRRQASTQSPAGGLYSRGSPVLDPSRRRFPHYVPFVKGSGPSRGLSPLMLREQELEKKHGGHLGPGPPHSPKLKEVTKAHELELRLHTFSMFGMPRLPPEDRQYWEIGEGGDSGVTIEKSWRELVPGHKEMSREQCHQQEALWELLTTELIYVRKLKIMTDLLAAGLLNLQRVGLLMEVSAETLFGNVPSLIRAHRRFWEEVLEPFLEETRASGQPLDPIRLQNGFLMFGQWFQPYVQYCLRVKQIMAYAREQQDTNLLFHTFVQWCEKHKRSGRQMLGDLLIKPHQRITKYPLLLQAVLKRSPEARVREALDAMIAAVESFLRHINGQVRQGEEQESLVAAAQRIGNYEVLEASSEEVEKNLRPFCTLDLMSPMLGVGPEHTRQLLLEGPVRVKEGREGKLDVYLFLFSDVLLVTKPQRKVDKAKVIRPPLMLEKLVCRPLRDPNSFLVIHLTEFQCVSSALVVHCPSSTDRARWLEKTQQAQAALQKLKAEEYVQQKRELLALYRDQGRESPSTRPSTPSPEGSQSSAEGRTPEFTVIIPHLVVTEDTDEDAPSVPDDTSDSGYGTLMSSSPKASHSRLSRLRPRALKRDPRLTFSTLDLRNVPLRPQPADPQAPQRRSAPELPEGIQRGGSLPRVDPPTWSEEEDGSSAGRNVVAETLHRAKLRGQLPSSPNHTDSAGESPWESSEEDEGPLFLGPGYSPCSRPLRAEDMLREIREELASQRIEGAPEPRDSRPRKLTRAQLQRMRGHHIIKLDTPLSTSEV, from the exons ATGCAGGGCTTTAGTCCTCCAGATGAGAGTCCCCTCCAGGGCCTCGTGGCCTCCCGCATTGAGACTTATGGGGGCCGGCGTCAGGCCTCTACCCAAAGCCCTGCTGGCGGTCTCTATTCTCGAGGAAGCCCTGTACTG GATCCCAGCCGCCGTCGCTTCCCGCACTATGTCCCCTTCGTTAAGGGTTCTGGCCCTTCCCGAGGCCTGTCTCCCTTGATGTTGCGAGAACAAGAGCTCGAGAAGAAGCATGGAGGTCATTTGGGACCTGGCCCACCTCACTCCCCGAAACTCAAG GAAGTTACCAAGGCCCATGAGCTAGAGTTGAGGCTCCACACGTTCAGCATGTTCGGGATGCCCCGCTTGCCCCCTGAGGACCGACAGTACTGGGAGATAGGAGAGGGTGGTGACAGTGGTGTGACCATCGAGAAGTCCTGGAGAGAACTGGTGCCTGGGCACAAG GAGATGAGTCGGGAGCAGTGCCACCAGCAAGAAGCTCTGTGGGAGCTCCTCACTACTGAGTTGATCTACGTGAGAAAACTCAAGATCATGACCGAT CTCCTAGCTGCTGGTCTGCTGAACTTGCAGCGAGTGGGACTGCTGATGGAG GTGTCAGCTGAGACCCTGTTTGGAAATGTCCCCAGCCTGATTCGAGCCCATCGGAGGTTTTGGGAAGAGGTGCTAGAACCCTTCCTGGAGGAGACTCGGGCCTCAGGCCAGCCTCTGGATCCCATCAGGCTACAAAATGGCTTTCTGATG TTTGGCCAGTGGTTCCAGCCCTACGTCCAGTACTGCCTGAGAGTGAAGCAGATCATGGCTTACGCCCGGGAGCAGCAAGACACTAACCTTCTCTTCCACACCTTCGTTCAG TGGTGTGAGAAGCACAAGCGCTCAGGGAGGCAGATGCTGGGCGACTTACTTATCAAGCCCCACCAGCGCATCACCAAGTACCCGCTGCTGCTGCAGGCTGTGCTCAAAAGGAGCCCCGAGGCCCGAGTCCGAGAGGCCCTGGATGCTATG ATTGCAGCTGTGGAGTCGTTCCTTCGACACATCAATGGTCAGGTCCGCCAAGGCGAAGAGCAGGAGAGTTTGGTGGCTGCAGCTCAGCGCATTGGGAACTACGAGGTATTAGAGGCATCCAGCGAGGAAGTGGAAAAG AACTTGCGTCCATTCTGCACCCTGGACCTTATGTCCCCCATGCTGGGGGTTGGCCCTGAGCACACCAGGCAGCTGCTGCTGGAGGGACCTGTGAGAGTGAAGGAGGGACGAGAAGGGAAG CTGGATGTGTACCTGTTCCTCTTCTCTGATGTGCTCCTGGTGACCAAGCCCCAACGTAAAGTGGACAAAGCCAAGGTCATCCGCCCCCCTCTTATGCTGGAGAAGCTTGTGTGCCGACCATTGCGAGATCCCA ACAGCTTCCTGGTGATCCACCTTACTGAATTCCAGTGTGTCTCAAGTGCCCTCGTTGTACATTGTCCCAGTTCCACAGATCGTGCAAGGTGGCTGGAAAAGACCCAGCAAGCCCAG GCTGCCCTGCAGAAACTGAAGGCAGAGGAGTACGTCCAACAGAAGAGGGAGCTCCTGGCCCTCTACCGGGACCAAGGCAGGGAGTCCCCCAGCACCAGGCCCTCCACGCCTTCCCCAGAGGGCTCTCAAAGCAGTGCTGAGGGGAG GACTCCTGAGTTCACCGTCATCATCCCCCACCTTGTGGTGACTGAAGATACAGATGAAGATGCTCCCTCTGTACCAGATGATACCTCAGACTCTGGCTATGGCACTTTGATGTCAAGCTCCCCCAAGGCATCCCACTCTCGGCTAAGCCGTCTGCGCCCCAGGGCTCTTAAGCGGGACCCTCGGCTTACCTTCTCCACCCTGGATCTTCGAAATGTGCCTTTGCGCCCCCAGCCAGCTGACCCCCAAGCGCCCCAACGCCGAAGTGCCCCTGAACTGCCAGAAGGGATCCAAAGAGGGGGCAGTCTTCCGAGGGTAGACCCACCTACCTGGTCAGAGGAGGAAGATGGGTCCTCAGCAGGAAGGAACGTGGTGGCAGAAACCCTGCACAGAGCCAAACTTCGGGGGCAGCTCCCTTCCTCCCCGAACCACACTGACTCTGCTGGAGAAAGCCCCTGGGAGTCCTCAGAGGAAGATGAGGGGCCTCTCTTCCTAGGCCCTGGCTACAGCCCCTGCTCCCGCCCACTCCGGGCTGAGGACATGCTCAGGGAGATCCGAGAGGAATTGGCCAGCCAAAGGATTGAGGGAGCCCCAGAGCCTAGGGACAGCAGACCTCGGAAGCTGACTCGGGCCCAGCTGCAGAGGATGCGTGGGCATCACATCATAAAGCTGGACACCCCCCTGTCCACTTC AGAGGTATGA
- the Plekhg6 gene encoding pleckstrin homology domain-containing family G member 6 isoform X3, translating to MQGFSPPDESPLQGLVASRIETYGGRRQASTQSPAGGLYSRGSPVLDPSRRRFPHYVPFVKGSGPSRGLSPLMLREQELEKKHGGHLGPGPPHSPKLKNLPGLTVSLTPAVSLTPLLPSHTADRVKEVTKAHELELRLHTFSMFGMPRLPPEDRQYWEIGEGGDSGVTIEKSWRELVPGHKEMSREQCHQQEALWELLTTELIYVRKLKIMTDLLAAGLLNLQRVGLLMEVSAETLFGNVPSLIRAHRRFWEEVLEPFLEETRASGQPLDPIRLQNGFLMFGQWFQPYVQYCLRVKQIMAYAREQQDTNLLFHTFVQWCEKHKRSGRQMLGDLLIKPHQRITKYPLLLQAVLKRSPEARVREALDAMIAAVESFLRHINGQVRQGEEQESLVAAAQRIGNYEVLEASSEEVEKNLRPFCTLDLMSPMLGVGPEHTRQLLLEGPVRVKEGREGKLDVYLFLFSDVLLVTKPQRKVDKAKVIRPPLMLEKLVCRPLRDPNSFLVIHLTEFQCVSSALVVHCPSSTDRARWLEKTQQAQDS from the exons ATGCAGGGCTTTAGTCCTCCAGATGAGAGTCCCCTCCAGGGCCTCGTGGCCTCCCGCATTGAGACTTATGGGGGCCGGCGTCAGGCCTCTACCCAAAGCCCTGCTGGCGGTCTCTATTCTCGAGGAAGCCCTGTACTG GATCCCAGCCGCCGTCGCTTCCCGCACTATGTCCCCTTCGTTAAGGGTTCTGGCCCTTCCCGAGGCCTGTCTCCCTTGATGTTGCGAGAACAAGAGCTCGAGAAGAAGCATGGAGGTCATTTGGGACCTGGCCCACCTCACTCCCCGAAACTCAAG AATTTACCAGGTCTTACAGTATCCCTCACCCCAGCTGTGAGCCTCACCCCTCTCCTCCCAAGCCACACTGCAGATAGAGTGAAG GAAGTTACCAAGGCCCATGAGCTAGAGTTGAGGCTCCACACGTTCAGCATGTTCGGGATGCCCCGCTTGCCCCCTGAGGACCGACAGTACTGGGAGATAGGAGAGGGTGGTGACAGTGGTGTGACCATCGAGAAGTCCTGGAGAGAACTGGTGCCTGGGCACAAG GAGATGAGTCGGGAGCAGTGCCACCAGCAAGAAGCTCTGTGGGAGCTCCTCACTACTGAGTTGATCTACGTGAGAAAACTCAAGATCATGACCGAT CTCCTAGCTGCTGGTCTGCTGAACTTGCAGCGAGTGGGACTGCTGATGGAG GTGTCAGCTGAGACCCTGTTTGGAAATGTCCCCAGCCTGATTCGAGCCCATCGGAGGTTTTGGGAAGAGGTGCTAGAACCCTTCCTGGAGGAGACTCGGGCCTCAGGCCAGCCTCTGGATCCCATCAGGCTACAAAATGGCTTTCTGATG TTTGGCCAGTGGTTCCAGCCCTACGTCCAGTACTGCCTGAGAGTGAAGCAGATCATGGCTTACGCCCGGGAGCAGCAAGACACTAACCTTCTCTTCCACACCTTCGTTCAG TGGTGTGAGAAGCACAAGCGCTCAGGGAGGCAGATGCTGGGCGACTTACTTATCAAGCCCCACCAGCGCATCACCAAGTACCCGCTGCTGCTGCAGGCTGTGCTCAAAAGGAGCCCCGAGGCCCGAGTCCGAGAGGCCCTGGATGCTATG ATTGCAGCTGTGGAGTCGTTCCTTCGACACATCAATGGTCAGGTCCGCCAAGGCGAAGAGCAGGAGAGTTTGGTGGCTGCAGCTCAGCGCATTGGGAACTACGAGGTATTAGAGGCATCCAGCGAGGAAGTGGAAAAG AACTTGCGTCCATTCTGCACCCTGGACCTTATGTCCCCCATGCTGGGGGTTGGCCCTGAGCACACCAGGCAGCTGCTGCTGGAGGGACCTGTGAGAGTGAAGGAGGGACGAGAAGGGAAG CTGGATGTGTACCTGTTCCTCTTCTCTGATGTGCTCCTGGTGACCAAGCCCCAACGTAAAGTGGACAAAGCCAAGGTCATCCGCCCCCCTCTTATGCTGGAGAAGCTTGTGTGCCGACCATTGCGAGATCCCA ACAGCTTCCTGGTGATCCACCTTACTGAATTCCAGTGTGTCTCAAGTGCCCTCGTTGTACATTGTCCCAGTTCCACAGATCGTGCAAGGTGGCTGGAAAAGACCCAGCAAGCCCAG GACTCCTGA